A section of the Citrus sinensis cultivar Valencia sweet orange chromosome 8, DVS_A1.0, whole genome shotgun sequence genome encodes:
- the LOC102606693 gene encoding uncharacterized protein LOC102606693 isoform X2, translated as MEVDKPTTVMCTIVGMDHSNFCYRVCSICERTLPDDPSSLCKFCNFNSNSDNASVSVSSSSKRLFRLLISIATDTKVKVVICFDRAARVLFGCSADEFFDFAKP; from the exons ATGGAAGTTGACAAGCCAACGACAGTAATGTGCACAATTGTGGGCATGGACCATTCCAATTTCTGTTACAGAGTGTGCTCAATCTGTGAAAGGACTCTCCCTGACGACCCATCTTCTCTTTGCAAATTCTGCAACTTTAACTCCAACAGCGACAACGCTTCTGTTTCTGTTTCCTCTTCTTCCAAACGCCTCTTTCGCCTCCTC ATTTCCATTGCAACAGATACAAAAGTGAAGGTTGTGATATGTTTTGATAGGGCTGCTAGGGTTTTGTTTGGTTGCTCTGCTGATGAGTTCTTTGACTTTGCCAAG CCATGA
- the LOC102606693 gene encoding uncharacterized protein LOC102606693 isoform X1, with protein sequence MEVDKPTTVMCTIVGMDHSNFCYRVCSICERTLPDDPSSLCKFCNFNSNSDNASVSVSSSSKRLFRLLISIATDTKVKVVICFDRAARVLFGCSADEFFDFAKVHPFAAMTASKVLQGEMFKMTLNKPKNGNAQHLRVATVFPLSSVFRPVIETLREKYGVRVGS encoded by the exons ATGGAAGTTGACAAGCCAACGACAGTAATGTGCACAATTGTGGGCATGGACCATTCCAATTTCTGTTACAGAGTGTGCTCAATCTGTGAAAGGACTCTCCCTGACGACCCATCTTCTCTTTGCAAATTCTGCAACTTTAACTCCAACAGCGACAACGCTTCTGTTTCTGTTTCCTCTTCTTCCAAACGCCTCTTTCGCCTCCTC ATTTCCATTGCAACAGATACAAAAGTGAAGGTTGTGATATGTTTTGATAGGGCTGCTAGGGTTTTGTTTGGTTGCTCTGCTGATGAGTTCTTTGACTTTGCCAAGGTTCACCCTTTTGCTg CCATGACAGCCAGTAAAGTACTGCAGGGGGAGATGTTCAAAATGACACTTAACAAACCAAAGAATGGTAATGCACAACATTTGCGTGTAGCGACAGTTTTTCCTTTGAGTTCAGTCTTCAGGCCAGTGATTGAGACCTTGAGAGAGAAGTATGGGGTAAGAGTTGGTTCTTGA